GTATCGAGCTCATGTTAATGATACATGCCCTTTGCGGTCCAATCGGTGCCGAAGCGTTGAACTCAGCCGCTTTCTTCAATTGAGGAACCAGTGCctgaaatcagataaattgttTTAAGTGCTTCCGCAGAGATAACGCCGGCAGCTCACTTTGGTTAGCATTATAGGGGCGACGGTATTGGTTACGAATGTTTCCACCAGATCATCGCTTTTAACGAACCCAAGCCgtgttgatttaggcgatataccTGCATTGTTAAACAACACGTTCAGACCGTTATCTTGGACAATTGATTCCACTTGTCTAGCAAAATCTTCGTACTTGTCTATATCCTTCAAATCTGCGAAGTAAAAAGCAACTTTAGTGATTAGCTAGAACGATGTGGGAAACATCCATATGcttaccgatttgaagaatatgTAAGTTAGCGTGCTCCTGTGCCAATGAGTTGAGTTCCTATAgtgaaataataatttaaataatttatatTAGTTGTTCCCGAATGCCAATTCTGTGTTGTACTAATAGTGACCGGAAGTGGCGTAGCAGAAAAACAAACGAACTAATCGTTGATGATAAAACACCTAACAATTATGCAGTAGGTTAGTACTTTGTTGATGAAATGcttttttttgactttttgcGCAAACCGTTAGGCAAATGGTTATAAAATTCGTGCAAGCTAGAATGCGGAAGGAAAAAGGTTTGTTAATATTCGATAAGAACTTTGCCAATAGACACAGGTCGACTAACTAAGCCAAAGAATAATCTCGGATGCCGTAAAATGTACGAAAAGGTAAATAAAACTAGTGTCATTCGTTGAAACTGCAAAATCCACTAAAATTTACAATTGCCTTAAAatcgaacgtttttttttaaattgtgaatTGAATGGCTGAAGTTTGGAATATCTAAGCCAGGAAAGAATCTGTTGTAGCGGTATAAAATTATATAAACCTTTAGTTTGCAATATTCTTGACAATTTAAAACATTGAAATCAATACCCAATAAGAAACATATTGGAAACAACAGACGTATGAGAATAGCAAAAGTGAAACTTACGAAAAAGTTTCCTTCAATCAGGGATGCCAAgtgtaaaaatataaaatttattctcgTTGTTTTCTACTTATTTGACGAATGGTGCAATCTAATaattctggcaaaagatctggtttgtTAGAATATCTGTCGAAATTAGACAAATCTGTCAAATGCCAGATATATCTGGAACACTGGCAACTCTGCCTTCAACGGCTGAattcaaacaaacaagttttaTCCCGACAAAAAAATGGCAATTGTACTTCTTTGTGCATTGTTATtggttattgttttttttctgttgtaaattcggtcaaaattatttcaaaacaatttttgttttatttgacgCATGAGTAACTTGTTTGTAAAATATGCTTGTGACGTTTGCATGATGGGAAATCTGTCTATGATTGTAGTCATAGATTTGTCACCAGTTTTCTCACATTAGGTAAACAGTTCTACAGATTACTATAACTTTGCTttatttgatgttttttttattttggaaattacaCTTACCGCTCTATACTATAGAATCATTTTGAAACgcattgtcattttcaaaacaacgGATCCAgagcaatttcgtgttttaatttaacATTACACCttgagttaaaaaaatattctacaaGCTCAGTAAAGGGCTATCAAGACTCTGTTCCATAAAAACAACCATTCGTTATTGGTTTGCTTTGTCGTACAGACACCAATGATGGTGAAGGTTCTGGCCGGCCAATTGAGGAAGTTACTCCAGAAAACAGCAAAAAAGTTCACAAATTCTTTATATATAATCGTGAATTGAAATTGCGTAAGAAATCTGAAACCGTAAAGACACCAAAAGACGGTGTGTTTACAATTATACATGAACATTTGACCATGAGAAAGCTTTtttcaaaatgggtgccgcgtttacTCACAGTCTATCAAAAATAACATCGGGTTGACgattcagagcagtgtttggccttgtttacaagtaataaactagattttttgcatcgatatgtgacatTGGATGAAAGATGGATCCTTCGTCTCACTCctaaatcaaaacgatcatcatctaaATGAACTGAACCCGTTGAGCCACGTCCAAAGCGTCCAAAGGTACAACAGTCAGCTGGGAACGttatggcatcagtattttgaAATGAACATAGTATAATCTTCATCGACTATATTGTGAACGGGAAATAATCAATAGCAAATACTACATAGCGTCGTTAGACTGTTTGAAAGCAACAATATCATCCACCGTATAATCCAGAGCTGGACCCCAGTGCTACTGGCTATCCGCTGATCTTAAATAAAAAGGTCATCggcaagaaaaagaaaaagtgtTTTTTCTACCAGCGTTTTCGTTTTCAACGGTAGAACTACACCGATGTAGAGTTAAACAGGATGCCTACACCTAAATTGGAGCGAGTATAGTCGTTGCTACACTACCAATCGAGTGATGTGCTATGCCAATTGACCTTTATGTTAAATACTATTTATGCCAAATGACATGTATGCCTAAACATTGTATGCCTACATAATCGTCGAGACGCTTAAAGAATTGCCCATTAGTAAACCAGTATGGGAATTACTTTGAAATGCTTTGAACTACTTTCCTTGAATTTGTCGGGAATGAACCTTTACAAAACCCATAAATGTGTAGAAGTTTTCCTGTACAGAACCTTGCCAGATTAAAATAGATCGGGAATGATGTGAATCATCCCGAAAATCGGTAACGTAAATCCAGAATCTTCTTACCCGTGACGTAGTGCCCCCAATATGTTGCGCAACATTAGAGACGATTTCGATGCGATACTACTGAACCTAACAAATGTTGCCATATCAATGGAGCACGTGTTACGTATTGGTGAGTTCCGTGAGTTCATGTTGTACAGATATAAAACCAACGGTATTTATTACCAGTCATTcggttagtgcaaatcaagctaTTCGCAGTCTGTATTTAGACGTCACCGGCATTGTGTAGTTCTTAGTGTGGCAGGCGAACAACGACGCATCCGCTAACCTGCTAAATCTGAAATCGTGGTTAAATTCGTAAACAACTGTGTGTTTGATTTGTAGTATCAACAATTTTTTGGCAGAATCGTTAGAGTGAACGCGTTTTTTTTCCTATCAATATCCATTTGGCAAGGAAGtcgtacaaattaaaataaagattAAAACATGGCGCCCATTAATGGTAAGTGTTTAGTTATCTCTTCGCCCTTAGTTCTGTCAGAAGCGCACATGGAAGTGATTTTCTGTGCAAATAGTTTTAATTGTGCTTCACATACTTCAATCGACAAAGTATACTCACTAATTCACAGAAGGCAACCGGAAATATCGATTCGTATGGAATCCGGATTTCATTGAATTATTCTTACCTCGGCTTGCTGAATATTACGGCAGGTTGCTATTATGTGCCGCGGCGAGGAAGGATGTTTTAGGAAGCTTCTTACTAGTCCAAGGCCAAGTCCTCGATTACAGCCGGTGATCAGAATCGAATTCATTCCTCTAATTGCACTGGATCAGAAGACCGTGTAGAGCACTGACTCACTTGACAGCAGGAAAACTATGCGAAACACTTTACTCGACAGAAGGGGTGTCTTCAATGACGTAACTCGCGTGGTTGAAGTAGCATTTGTATCTAGGTAACGAGAGGAAACAATAAGTTCCAAGCAAAGTACTATTTTTGATTAGATATTCGCTAATGTATCACTTCTGATGTGATTGACAGTCTGTTCAAGATTGTAACCAACTCGAAGTGGTTTGAGTTCGTGTGCGATAGTCTCATTGTGTATGTAGCTCACACATTGAAGTGTTGAGCTAGTGTGCCTTGGTTTATAGATAGCTAGATCATTAAAATGTAAACTGTATTGTCATGGTTTCTAATCTACAATAATATGCAAACCcatttttgcttttatcatatcactgtttgaagccagttttgaaccATCTTCAACGCCAGTCAACTGAAAATCGTGTTAGTTTGAAACCTGGGTggtaagtgcgaacccaacttAGTTTcgcaaaaactgtttgtttgatgaaactatccttgatcagtttcagttttctcaaccgaaaacgacattaggttcaaataaaaatatatctaaattccccagtgtaatagtaatataATTTAGTAGCCAGTAGTGACACCAAAAGTGCCGTCTAGTGaaaaatgggtgcgtaaatactCCAAAAATgtatgcataaagttgcctgcgtaTTTAACACAACCTCAGTAGCtaatgaaaaaacctgttttaatccacctagtggtgtaatggtgcctttctcatttacaTTCCACGTGAAATCGATGCATGATTCATATTGGACATTTTGAACAACTGAataagacggtttgaaattttggacacccaccttgtagttccggaactgaaaaTCTGATCCGGATAAAGTTATGTATGGAATCattagaactttcatttgaacctaaccaagccatcgctgaaaaaagtgaATTCCTTTCATTTTAGAGTTtgcgaccactatttctggtgcttccgaaaccagaagccgGGACTAAAATGTATTCTATTCTGTAAGCCCGGAAATGGTAgtcagatccagataaaattcagtttttattgaaccataagaccattcatttggatctaagtttgtaaaatgtTCCactccatctctaagaaaagtgagtaagtaatttgaaataggaatttttacactaatcaccctgtaattccggacccGGAAGTTATATCAAAATGAAGTGAAgtggaaccggaagtgagatccaaacaaaattcaggaattttatatggatcCGCAAGATCTTTTGTTTGattctaagttcgtgaaaaccggttcagccatctccgagaaaatttagtgcaaaaaaaaacgttacatacacatacacagacattttgcacactcgacgaactgagg
This genomic window from Malaya genurostris strain Urasoe2022 chromosome 1, Malgen_1.1, whole genome shotgun sequence contains:
- the LOC131425706 gene encoding C-signal, giving the protein MNSILITGCNRGLGLGLVRSFLKHPSSPRHIIATCRNIQQAEELNSLAQEHANLHILQIDLKDIDKYEDFARQVESIVQDNGLNVLFNNAGISPKSTRLGFVKSDDLVETFVTNTVAPIMLTKALVPQLKKAAEFNASAPIGPQRACIINMSSILGSIEANSDGGLYAYRTSKSALNAATKSMSIDLKPNNIMAVVLHPGWVRTDMGGSKAPLSVEQSCTKIVQTVMTLSEQHNGSFLQYDGRQLQW